The DNA sequence aacttggtatgcatattgaggatactatgatttaacattattgaaagtcattaagaatttttacttcatccaaatcctaatttgcatatttaatgaccttttgaaagtaaggatatatatttgaatttacaagaccaaaattgatgaaacttgctatgtacattatagatactatgatagaacattattaaatgtcattaagcatttttacttcagccaatgcctaatttgcatattttatgaactttcctaattaggggtatttatctgaattgacgagaccaaagttgacgaaactggctatgtacattaaagatactatgatagaacattattgaaagtcattaagaatttgaactttagccaattccttatttgcatatttaatgaactttcataatcagagatatttatctgtattgactagaccaaagttgacgaaacttgctatgtacattaaagatactatgatacgacgttactgaaagtcattgagcattttacttcatccagctcctaatttgaatatttaatgaaataataatttttgataattttgaaattagggatatatatttgaatttacatgaccaaaattgatgaaactttctatgtacattaaagatactattatgtaggctaacattattgaaaggcgttaagcatttttgcttcagccaattcctaatttgtgtatttaatgaactttcctaattagggatatatacttggatttattggatcaaagttggcataacatgctatgtatattgatgattataccaggttataccaataatgaaagtcatttcgcacttaagttttcatgtcagctaattaatagtttgcatatgtaatgagctttcaaagtttggaatatatagtttgaaggacttgaccaaaggcaattacacttgctatataaagtggtgatacaatgacagcagtcaaagaaattaattatttctatttcagctaattgcgtatttgaatacttaatgacctatagagtttaatctgtggtgaatattgttcattatgttgatcataatactttcaatgaagttgcaaacatgtgtcaaaggttcaaatttacacataactttaacatacaatgaaacacgtgagcatttacagttcatatctggtattgtATATTTTAACGCATACTACCAGTCTTGTAGTTATACATTAGGTCTGAGGGTCTCGGCTCTGAAGTGAGGGCCTTTAGCTCTTCAGAGGGGACTCTGAGGCTCTGGAAAATAAATACTTCTTAACAGTGCTTAACtattcattattttaaaaacCTTCTTCATACCTGATCAATCCTGTGAACTAAAACCTTTCAACCCTTGATATTCTTCATATTCGCCTTTTAATTTTGACAGTAAATAAAACGATGTCACCTAAAGACATAGGTGAACAAATAAGGAAAGAGGAAGAGAGTCTATTGAAAGaagacaatatgcaaattaacaacaAGTACGCCAATGATGGGCCAATATTCCCAAATAACAGACAATCGAGTCGAGAAGAAAGTAATGCAGCGGCAGTCTCAGCAGCAGGTACGACTGAAGGTGGAGATACAACACCAGCAGCCACGACTTTACCAGACACCACTGAAGCTGACACGACTGAAGGTACGAGTACACTACCAGAACCAACAACTTTACCAGACACCACTGAAGCTAACTCGACTGAAGATACAGGTACACCATCAGAAGCAACAACTTTACCGGACACCACTGAAGCTAACACGACTGAAGATACGGGCACACCACCACAAGCCACGACTTTACCAGACACCACTGCAGCTAACACGACTGAAGATACGGGCACACCACCACAAGCCACGACTTTACCAGACACCACTGAAGCTAACTCGACTGAAGATACGGGTACACCACCAGAAGCCACGACATTACCAGACACCACTGAAGCTAACTCGACTGAAGATACGGGTACACCACCAGAAGCAACAACTTTACCAGACACCACTGAAGCTAACTCGACTGAAGATACGGGTACACCACCAGAAGCCACGACTTTACCAGACACCACTGAAGCTAACTCGACTGAAGATACAGGTACACCATCAGAAGCAACAACTGTACCAGACACCACTGAAGCTAACTCGACTGACGATACAGGTACACTACCAGAACCAACAACATTACCAGACACCACTGAAGCTAACTCGACTGAAGATACGGGTACACCACCAGAAGCCACGACATTACCAGACACCACTGAAGCTAACTCGACTGAAGATATGGGTACACCATCAGAAGCAACCACTTTATCAGACACCACTGAAGCTAACTCGACTGACGATACAGGTACACCATCAGAAGCAACAACTGTACCAGACACCACTGAAGCTAACTCGACTGACGATACAGGTACACCATCCGAAGCAACAACTTTACCAGACACCACTGAAGCTAACTCGACTGAAGACACAGTTACACCACCCGAAACCGCAACTTTACCAGACACCACTGGAGCTGACACGACTCACGATGCAGGTACAACGCTAGCAGCCACAACTTTGCCGGGTAGTACTAGAGCTAGCACGACTGAAGTTGCACATACATCGCCAGCAGCCACAACGTCTCTGTCTCATAACGTAACAACGACAGCAAGTATTACAACTGTTATCACAACCACATTGGCCGCCACAACAAGAGATCCAAACATCATCGGAGATCTTCCTGAAGACACTGTCTTAGAATTGGAAGGTAGGAGGCTTCCTTGTAGAATTTGAgtatcatttatttcaatctCACTGGCAAAGTATTACTTCCCCAGGCTGTTCCAAGATATTATTTAAGCTCCCTCTAACTTGTTAACCTGTAAATTGTAGATTACGCCTTCATTAGCATATATTGGACATATCGGTGATGATCAGCCACTATGTCCTTGCCTATCGATGGAGAAATATTATGCGGATTCAAATTCTAATTGCTATGTAAACAAGGCCTATATACCCTCATTCCTAGTCGCCCAAAGGCAAGGTTAAAAATCAGTGAAGGCAGACAGCATTTCGCGCCGAAAGCCAGTAATCTAGGGCTTCGCAGCGTCACTTTCGGGATATAGTTCATAGCCAGTAGCCTCTGGGAAAAGGCTTGTCTAGATTGCTGAATGATATTTAACTATAACTACCGCACTGGAAAGCAAATCATTCAAAGAAATGCGCGGGAACATCCTTCTTTATAATTTTCTCAAtctgtcttttatgttttcttttttctagaAATCGATCACGTTTATGAATTTGCTGTTCAAATAGATCAGGAGTATAGTGACGAACTGGCTGACAAAGATTCCAACCTTTATAAAGAGGCGTCTTCAAATTTCACGGAAGAGGTAAAAAACTTATATTAAGGATTGCAATGCACTTCTCTATCAAGATTTcagtaatttgtaaaaaaaccCCAGAGAAATCAGGAGTCATTTTATTCATTCTGTAGGATAGCATTGAGTCACTGTTGTGAAACAACGTCCAAGGGCaagttgctgtaacttttgaagatatttgcactatttttgtttaaattaatGTTAACCAGcgcttcttgttctactccaaagcATGTTGGAATCTACAGTATTAAGCTTGTCAACTCCGTCTGCACATGTGCAGACGGCATTTTTATTATTGGCAAGTGagttctggtccggactagaattcaaatgtaaaacaatgccaaattattttacaaacatagatgctgtgttgacaagctgaacaatATTCATTTCATCATGCTTTGGGGAGCAAAACAAGAACTTGAAATTGGTACACAAAACAATTATGGTGGGGAAAAAAATCATGTAAAGTTGCAGAGAAAAGTCCTTTAATCGGTACACTATTTCCTTAAAAAGACAGTTGATCCTATAATTACATGAACTTAATTGCGCAAGTGTCATTAACATTGTTACTGGCGTTCATCCACATTCCCAAAGACGTATCTAGGGCAACccttggtaaaaaatctttcaaTATTACATCATCTCTTCCAGAAGATTATTGCACAAAATATTAGTGTCTGTTTGAGACAAAAGAAATCATCGGTGTAATGCGAAAGAGCAACGTTTCGTTGCTGTACTTCACCATCATGGATTTAGAAACAAGCACATGCTACATGGCGACGTCCTGGTTCGACGTTCAAATCTTGTCACACTTCACAGGAAATTTTTGATGTATAAATTAGTGTTAATTGTATTAAAAGTGACCGAGAGTGAGAGAAGTTTGACGTCATACTTTAGTAAAATATCGACACAAAAAGCAGATCTTATACTACAATATCGTTAATTTTGCGTTGATTCAAGCTTGcgtgtgtgtttttttgaatTCGAGATATGTTCACTTTGATTTACAGTTACTAATTTCCCGAATGATCAATAGGTTTTATCGTCATTCAACTTTCTCACGGTGATAAAAATCACAGGATTTCATTTCCCTGGAAAATGAAGAAATTACTTATAGTAAATAGTATATCAATTGAGATCGATGGTTTCTATCAAGAGAAGTAGAAAGTAACGTTTACGATTAATGTtgttttcttgtacacacaGATGACCCCGTACTACAAGTGCTACCGCCGGATTCAAGGAAATTAGAAACATTGTTTTTAGGTAGGAGAAAAGTAACATCAGCCACGATTACACCGCTTTAAATGTCAGTTGTGTATCTTGGACGGACACTTCTCAATTGCTTTGTTAATACTGTATCCATGGATTTCGCGTGCAAAGTTAGCCTATGCCGTTGCGTTTGAAGCGGTCCTGGTTGACCGTTGGTCGTCTCATCGACTTCATCAtaataatttttattcataaaatctCAATTTTTGTTCCAGAAAGCAAGGACATTTCTGTCTTCTTGTGTACATGAATGTTATCGTTGACAAATTCTAGTCCTTACCAAGGTCAAGTTACCAACAATACCATCGGACATGACTATATATGCTGTGTTGATAATTAAAATGAGGCCCTACCACGTGACGTTTTCAACCCGATCAAGAAGCTGCATTTACCGAAGCTGCATTTACCAACAGAACAAAACTGCCAGAAATATGTCAtttactatactatactatagcATATTTCTACACTGCAAGAAATACtatactctactctactctactctactctactatACTACACTATGCtttactatactatactatactatactatactatactatactatactatactatactatactatactatactatactatactatactatactatgctatactatgctatgctatgctatgctatacTATACTAAAGGTTACAGCTCATGGACTTTTAAATTCGGCCATCATGACTTTATTTAAAATTCGGGTCTCTGATGACCCCTCCCCTTCTATTCATAATGCTAATATTTTCCAAACAATAGCACTCAACTTTTCTGATACGAGTCGCCATACCTCCTTTACGTTTGATGTATGTCTGTAACAATTCCAATTCCTTCATATTCTGCAGTCCTTTAAATGAAGCTTCTGCGGTCAGATCGGCCGCCATCTTGGCAGTGGAGAACCCTACCAAAGTTGACTACGAAGTGGTTTACGAATACACGGCGATGGACAACAAAGAGCTTACGTGCGAGGAACTGAAGACGGACAGCGATCCGCCGTTGACGTACGTCGGCGACTGCGGAGGTACGAGCATGCCATCTTTGTCGTGCACAAGTTGACGATAAGGCGCAATCCAGGTTGATGTGTCCTAGTCAGTGATGACGACACATTCGTGAGGAGAGCCACAGAGCCCTCGAGCTGTGCACCGGCTTCATCTGCGTTGGAAGAAGGTGAAGCAGGCACACGGCCCGAGGGCTACAGTTGTTGCAGCTACAGCGATGCCAATTAATGTCATGTTCAGTTACCATTTCGCTGTATTAGCGTCGTTAAAACAATCgcgggtggggggggggtgggagGGGTTCACTGCAACAGTTTCACCTTCTGTTTCATTTCACTATTTTATTGAATCACATTGTGAAGTTGGCCTATTGATTGAATCAGCGTCTCTTCAATATCTATTTACGGCGGGGTTTTTCTTTTCTTCGTTTTGTCTTTAATCCTTTTAAAATATCGTTCTGCTTGTTTTGAGAGTTGTACCTGTCAGTGGCGCCCGCGTAAGATCGGTTTTAtcaaattaagcaataaagcacacccagcgacggtataccacgagattttgaccagttcacgacatatatgcacgagcgatagcgagtgcatatgtgTCGTGATccggtcaaaatctcgtggtataacCGTCGGTGgctgtgatttattgctattatatcataacagtatattgaaattctggtttGGAACGTCAAAAGTGGACTTTTGCTCAacctgagagctcgcgcgtatgtcagccgtggtatatcgccaatataccacggttcttttcgcgtctcgaccaatcagatcgctgtatttgcgccatcaatacactgttatgatataatagcaataaatcacgcCCACCGATGGTATCCCACTCgagtttgaccagttcacttcatatatgcactcactatcgctcgtgcatatatgtcgtgaactggtcaaaatctcgtggtataccgtcgctgggtgtgctttattgcttaaatatcacaCCTGAAGATGacggtgtgtttgttctttgtttctttacttGCAGATCCTGAAGTGGTCAACGTTTGCGACTACGCAGTCGATTCGTCGTGTGAAAGCGGTTTTCAGCAAGTTGAAGTCGACTATCAGTGTGTGtgtcaatcaaaatgcaaacaagGCTACTGCGAAAACGACGGGAAATGCGAACACACAGATGAAATTAAATGCTGGTGAGTGCGTGCGCCCATACCTTCCCGTTGTTTGAAATCATGATACATCCTCGAGCTTTtccatttttgtaatttattgACAAGCAGACGAAGAGACTGCTGTAAGCCTGTTGCTATGGTGAAAACCATGTTTACACAAACCCTAAAATGAGATGACAAACTTCAGTAGTTTTGCCGAGCGGCTCCCGTCTCAAAAGGAAGTCGAAAACATGGGTTTGAATATAAGTTGACGGTCCATAGATTCTTTTACATGTAAGCATGATGCGTCAGTCTgaaatgagatgtgaaaataaagataatgaaAAACAGTACCTTTGCAAAATGTCCAAAATAAACAGGCCGTTTCTGTTTTTcgacaaaatttatcaaaacaaaaaaaataaaggaaccGTCATATTAAACAATATTACCTCGGACTCCGAGTGACAATTACATGTACTGCTTGTACGGATACCAATATACGTGATACTATGAGAAGAACCGATTTTCGTGGCGACCATTTAACTCATTGGTGacacttttattttattggCATATTGATGggaatttcaaaacaaactggATGTTGTAGAGATAAGTGTAGTTTGGTGCTGACGATCGGGTAAAGAGTAAAGTACAACAACAAAACTGTAACACGTATGCTCCGCTTGAACATAGTAGAAATATTAATTATTGGTCTTGTAAACAGAGTGATCCCAATGGCACAGGTACGATCACAAATTTACAAGAAATTGTTGCCTTCAAAATACCAAACTGAAACCTTTGCATTATTTTAAGATTTCCAGTCGATTTTTCACTCAGGTGTTCGTCTGATAGCAACTACTTCTACGTTGGCGACAGATGTCAAAGCAAACTGAACAAGACTGCTATGATTGCCGTCATTTCGGTGTCAGCGGCGCTGTTcttaatcattatcattattcTTGTGGTGTGCCTTGCGAAATCGAGGCGACGGAAAGACACCACGAAATACACTGACCAGCCAAACAACAGGTGAGTCAATTAAGTTCGTTTTATAGTCTGTTGGCAGAGAGGTATAtactattttgtttgtttgtttgtttgtttgtttgtcgttTGAATCGCATTTGTCTCGCACTGCCCTCAAACGACAAGGTTAGATGGATACGTTTGCCTACGAACTTTGCAACATTGTCTGTGGTAGTGGCAGTTGCCAAGACAAAgacaataaaacataaaaccttCATCCTTCTGTAGATGTATAAAGATTGTACTCCTCGGCCCTTGACCAGAAAAATCAAGAAGCAGGGCTTTTAATTAAGATCAATCCAATGTATGAAGTTGTCATGGTGAAAATGTACGAGAGGTTGATCATGGCGTCCGTTGTCTTCCGTCAACTTTACTCTTCTTCCCAGAAGTCATTAGTCATGTTGCtttcaaattgtaaaagatGTAAAATATGCCCCTATCACGGTTACTCTATCCCATCGTGCCCTTTTAAAATGCCGtgaaaattagtgaaaaattggcatattgaaattgattttttgagaagtttctgtaagtttttgcctagatttttatcgaaaatcttcttctctgaaactccTCACCCAAAAACCGCCAAATATACTTTGTAGCTCCCAGGGATGACCTCATtctgttttgttccaattcCTCAATATCAATCACGTGATCTAGACATGTGACCCGCGACATTGGCGTTACCAAGTGACGGGCAATGCAATGTCGTCGTCTACACGTTTACGTCGTCTGCTCGGATTGCTTTCAATTTTCTTGTAGCTTTCTAACGATCCCCTCATCAAGTTATATGATAATTAGCGTAATTTATCCAtccatattatattttttagaATTTCTTTTGCACAATTTCACGTCCATTTTCCATTCTTTTTCCAGGAAATAGTAGTCTTATAGAAATCCAATATGGTTTACAAGTTCACAGGGATGACCTCAatcagttttacagaaatgaaaTATACTTCAATGTTTCGGACTAATTCTCTCGTATGCCGTTAAAACATTATTTCCTCTCACACTACTGTTCTCACATCttttaaatgaaatatgtaGCTTATTATCTATGCccatattaatatttataaaaatgagCCTGAAATTCGCATAGTtcaatttttcagaatttttctcagtttttgctcttattcttttttttattttgtctctCTGAAACAGTGCTTCCCATAACAATTAACTTTGCTTTGTAAGCTCCAGAAGATGACTTCATTCATTTTAACTTAAAtgatggttaaatttgcatggGCACATTTTTTGGCCAAGTTTCTCATTTATTTGTCAAGAGAGTGTTCCCCTTGATACCACTTTTGTCATACTTTCAAAATACATCATGTAGCTAGGAAGAAATGGCATTATACCCTTATTCTTAATAACTGCCTTAGAATTTTTCAACGGGAATTTGTGCATTTTCGGAGTGCAAACTTCATTACCTCGTATATTCCAACCTAGACAGAATTCTACTTTAATTCCGTTACGGAATGCATATCTGGATGTCCTCAACCCGTCAATGGTTCTGCTATTGTAGATTGTATTCAGCAACAAAACAATAGAGCTACAATGTATGTCGGCTGCTTgttcaaagggacaaagtcggccatttttcatgattttttttttatgaaagatACTACTtaaattgtttgacatgttgaaagatactgaatgaatgggtgaccatacaTACATTCGACCCTGGTTCTAGatgaattaaatgaaaccatcgaaATGAATTAACGGTCATGACCATTCATTCACTTTCGCGATGGttgcatgtatcgtgtctaaaaccggggtcgaatatatgaatagtcacccattcatttaATATCTTCCAACATGCTAAACAATGTAAGTAGTatttcgtatcaaacaaaagtcatgaaaaatggccgactttgtccctttaatattcgttttattcttgattgacGTTGAACTAGGAGACAAAGACACCTATGTCAGTATTTTATCAATAACCCTGCCTCAGTGAAGTCGACATACTACACCgctatattttgtttattatttttgtctttcagaCAGTCCAGATCGTATCCCGATGGCAGCCATTACTACAACCCACAGATTCCGTCCTACGACAACCAAGGATTTCTGCAGACTCTTGATCATGAGATCGACTCGAGCAACCCCGACGAAATGAATGACAcaattgccatggaaacattcCAGGGTCACAACGGCCACATGTCGGGGGTTCCGGAACACACGGCAAACCCGAGGGGTAACAATTATGAACGTTATGAACCCATGTCGGACGATATGGACGTCTACCCTCATCCCTGGACGTCGGCCACCAACAACGACACCCACGAACCGATGGCGCAGCCAACGAACGTGAACAGGTGGTCGTCGTACGCTGCCAACCCGGCCGCCGGGAACAGGCTGAGTTTCAATTTGGACAACATCGATCCATACAAAGATGTAAGTGCATATACGTAGCTGGTATGCACGTTTCATGTATCTTTTTGGTAacttgttgatggtgatgacgtAGCTTGTCAGCACTGAATTTGTGAAATCATGTATGCACATACATATAgaatgcatatttttgacttagATTTTACGTTTTAGGGCCGTCCTGTGAGCAACATTCGCAAAAGAAGTAATTGGTCTGAAATCTGTCTCATTATTGATTCTTCTGCTAGATCGAATGATCCATTCCTGATAGAGCGACTACACAACAGACATTGCAAACTTCACCATATTTACTTCCTGATAGAAAGCTGATAAGAATGTC is a window from the Ptychodera flava strain L36383 chromosome 11, AS_Pfla_20210202, whole genome shotgun sequence genome containing:
- the LOC139144426 gene encoding interphotoreceptor matrix proteoglycan 2-like; the protein is MSPEDVGEQKRKDEDTLLKESKIQVNCKHANDGSVFPNNRPRAEDLSSAAAAMAASTPHDASTPPEATTLPDTTEADTTEGTGTPSETTTLPDTTGADTTHDAGTTLAATTSPDSTRQVLHCYHTTLAATTRDPNIIGVLPEDTPLELEEIDHVYDFAVQIDQEYSADLADENSDLYKEASSNFTNTMTPYYNATAGFKEIRNIVFSPLNEASAVRSAAILAVENPTKVDYEVVYEYTAMDNKELTCEELKTDSDPPLTYVGDCGDPEVVNVCDYAVDSSCESGFQQVEVDYQCVCQSKCKQGYCENDGKCEHTDEIKCWCSSDSNYFYVGDRCQSKLNKTAMIAVISVSAALFLIIIIILVVCLAKSRRRKDTTKYTDQPNNRQSRSYPDGSHYYNPQIPSYDNQGFLQTLDHEIDSSNPDEMNDTIAMETFQGHNGHMSGVPEHTANPRGNNYERYEPMSDDMDVYPHPWTSATNNDTHEPMAQPTNVNRWSSYAANPAAGNRLSFNLDNIDPYKDVKIRRAKFNPDRLSKNLTVDVEANI